In Kwoniella pini CBS 10737 chromosome 2, complete sequence, the sequence GAATGAATCGGAAGCACCATCTTTCCATGCTGTAGTGTTAGGCTCGAAAGCTGATAATGAATCGCTAGAACCTCCATAAGATGACTCGGTCCTTACAATGACCGGAGAGCCATAGGCGAGCATTGGAAGAGTGAGGATAGCGCCAGAAACCAGTTGGGTGAACATATTGATCAGGTTTCAGGATTCGGTTGTTCTGTAGATTGGCGTGTGAAAGTGATTATCGCTTCGCAGTCTTCATGATATTCAAAGAGATCTTTATATAACTCTTCGAGCCTATaactttgacttttttGTCCGATGGTTCGTAGAATGGTCGATCTTTCTTGTCGACACCGAAGAGGTCTTGTCGGTAGACATTGCAGAATAACTTCTCCTCCTTCCGTCGGGCAGACAATGGTAGGAGCGAGTCAGATCCGAAGTGGATCTAACAGAATGGTTCTGCGGACATGGATCTAGGGGCTAAGGGTCTCGTAAGCTCCGGTAAGAAGCGTATATATGGAAGGATAAGGTGCATAGTGTCGGAATGTCGGAATTCCCGTGATACTCAAAGAGGACTAAGGCTTGGTCGAAATTCGAACACCCGAAAGTTTCGATATCATAAGTAGCCCTATCTGAGAGATGATCTAGTTATTTTAGCTATTGTTCATCCCCAGAGCAATCAGTGCTAAATAACTTTGATGCAGGgttatttcattatttgcTTGAATGGTCAAGAATAGACTTTGATATGCTTGGCACAAGCGGTTGAAGCTGATCGACGACCTTGTAGTTACTCCTTTTTCTCCAAGTATCCTCTTACCTGCGTCTTGGTACCATACTATGTCCCTCGGATTGGTCTTCACCGTTAAGGAATAGTAGGAATTCTGGGGTCTTCCTCTTATTCCTACCCGTAAAAACCTTTGGTCTCGGGGGCTATTAGGCTATTGCCATCGGACGGTTGGTCGATTTGATCGAAATTCGATACTTCTCCGAATGGAGGATGATATGACCCCTTTTGCGATAAATCGAATTCTAGGGTCAGACTGGAGAATCATATCTAGTCTCGTAGAAGGCCGACCCAGAGTTATTATTCCAGCACAAGCAAACCTTGACCGACTTCGATTGCGTTGTGCATAAATTGCATGATAAGCTAAGATGGATCTGACGACGTATCGACGATGAAGAACGTGATAACAATGGACGAATATGCTAGTGCTCTTCGGTGGACTTGCATTCGTCGAAGCCGTACTTTCCGAATTGGACAATCCGATATTATACTTTCCAGGTTTGGCTAGGAGAATGGACAAGATTGTGATTTTGTGGGAGCACATGGTGTTACATTCGGACTTGGCCGATAACAGCAAGCAAAGCAAACGATGACGACCGCATCTGGAATAATACCATTCTATTGTATACTTGTTCCTCTCCTCACTATGATTTAAGGAGCTCATTGCACTAGATTGCTTGCACATTGTTTGAAACCGAACGAAATACAATCGTTCTCACGATGGTCAAGATCAATGCCATAGGCGCTTTGCTCGCTCTTCCAGCTTTATCCCTTGTCATCTCTTCACCCTTAATCGAATCAGTCAACTCTGATCAACTGCCCCTCAACAACCTGCTCTCAACATCAGCTTCCGCTCAGCACGAGGTGCATCCATCTATCCTTTCCGCTTTAGACAAGTACGATGATCCTGTTGAAGCGCTGCTGGCTCTCAAGCCAGAGCTGGAGGGCATGATGGCGGAGAGACGGTTGATTAGGGTATTTGGAGAGGATGCGAATGAGGGCATCTGGATGACCGAAGGCGATAAGCTACGTCTACGGAGGGCAGGCAAGAGATTCATGGACCTTACGGAGAGTCAAGACCTGTCAGAGAGCAATTTGATGGCAGGTAAAGCGAGTCAGTTGCCTTTCTCCTTCATACATTATACCACTTGCAAGATCTCAGATTGTCGAAGCGATCAGCTAATTCGTTTCTTTAGACACACCTGATATTGTCCATCAGCGATACATCAAACCCATTTTCGCCGACTTAAAAACTTCACACATGCATGATGTCCTGGTGAAAGCAACTTCATTTTTTAACCGATATTACTACGCTGAAACAGGTGTACAATCCGCAAGATGGCTACATGATCACATCGCTTCGATCATTGCGCAATCCCCAACCGGGGAATTCATTTCTTTAGAATATCACACCCATAGATTTCCTCAACCAAGTATAGTAGCTCGGTTCGAGCCTCCGACAAGAAACGCTTCTCTACCGTTGACCATCATTGGTGCTCATCAAGATTCCGCAAATTATCTATTTCCATTGCTTCCCGCTCCAGGtgcagatgatgatatgtCGGGATCTACCAGTATTCTAGAAGCTTTCAGAGCATTGGCGCTTAGAGGCTATATTCCAGCGAGAGGTCCGGTAGAGTTCCACTGGTACgctgctgaagaagctggcTTATTAGGGAGTCAAGAGATCGTAGCATATAAAAGAGGTCTCAATGCGAATGTTGGCGCAATGATCGAGTTTGTGAGCcataatatatatatatacatagaGTCGCGAAAATTCATACTTACATCGACTTACCCCACTTCCAGGACATGACTGCGTTTGTCGCTCGCAACACCACTCCCCACGTTTTCCTGCTCGAGAACGACGCCGATGACAACCTTACCAAGTGGGTCGTCAAACTTGCTCGAGAATATGTTGACATACCCGTCAACACGTCATCCTTAGAGTAAGTATTTCAGGTCCTTGTCCTATCATGACACGACTGCTCACACAATCTCGGTCAGGGCTGGAGCCGGATCAGACTACATGTCATGGACACGAGGTGGATATCCCGCCGCTTTCGCAGCTGAAGGGGATCCCTTAGCTGGTGGTTTCCCCGGACAGTTTGATGGTTATATCCATACTGATAAGGATAGAATGGATGTCGACGATGAGACCGGCTTCTTCTCGCTTGAAGTGAGTATTGTCAACACTGATAGTCTTGATCTCAGCTTATATGATATACCCAAATAGCATATGCTCGAGTTCTCGAAGCTCGCTGTAGCGTTTGCAGTGGAACAAGCAGGTTGGTCGGACAAACATACAAGAAGTGGTGATAACAAGAAATCTGTTTGGTAAACTACTGTATTGGGAACTGCTGTTTGCTTCATAGAAAAGTACCACTGGGATTTAGATAAAGGGAAGATTGAtccatccttctttacAAACAAAATCTTGCTTCGGCATATGTAGCACTTTACAATTTGTACTGTACTTGCATTGACTTCTCCAAGAGTCTGAAGATTTTAGTTCGACTCCGCCGACCAGCGGTCATCCAAACATCTTTGCGTTCGTGCGTCTTCAGCTTCCAATGTAGCTAGAGTGGTGCTATTCCAATTGAGTGAAACAGGAATGCTTAGACGTCAGGCTCACCCAATCATACGCACATTAATCGCTGATTTCTCCAACGAGCAGATGAAAAACGTAAGCCATAAACGTAAAACCGATCTTTCGGAATAAGGGCGTTTTTAGGTACATACTCAGGAACCAATGCCGATCAGATAACATGGAGTCTCCTCATTCCAAAATATTCATGATTAATCGGTTTTACCCCTCCGAAGAGCATATGATGTGGGGAGGCGGCTACTTTATCAGAAAACAACGGGTCTGGCAATGCAGGCGGGAGAGTTTTGGTCCGCAATATACATGAATGGCGATTGATTTCACATACAATGTACAGGTCATGGCGAGTATAAGAAGGATGCATGGATTCATTCAGATCATTAGTACATATGTTATCACATAAATATATTGACGAGACCACGACAGCACATATATTGAGATTCAACAGTGAGCCGACTATGACCCACGTTGGGGCGAAACGGGTGAATGACGTTACTTTCAGTGCCTATAGCCATCACAGATCAATCAACGCTTCCTCGAGTAGGTATAAATGGATTCGGTCGAATTGGTGAGTAAAATTCTCATCATGCGTCGCATGCAACAAGCTGACATGCATATACAGGCCGAGCGCTTTTCCGATTGATGCTGGAACGAGACGATCTTCTCCTCGTGGCAGTAAATCATACCGCTCATTCGTCCGAACATCTGATGACAGCTATAATGCATGATTCGACTCATGGAAAATTTCGATTAGGATCAGATTTAACTATATGTCCTGATGATCATCCGGGACTGCTAGAACCAACTTCGAATAATCCCAAACCTTCAGGATTGCTGTTCAGAGGCAGATTAATTCACTTGTTTTCGGAGCGAGACGCTACGAAGTTGGACTGGTCTTCCGCAAACGCCGATTTCATAATGGAATCAACTGGAAAACTGACGACAAAAGACAAGGCTGAGGTGCATATCAAACACGGCAAAGCCAAAAAAGTGTTGATTTCTGCTCCAAGCAAAGATACATTGAACTGTGTATACGGTGTAAATCACCATGTGTATGTCGGAGACGATGACGTATTGAGCAATGCATCCTGTACTGTAAGTCCTCTTGGACATCTTCTACGAAATCAAGAATGACCAACTCACTAAAGCTTACACAATTTTGACAGACAAACTGTCTGGCGCCATTAGCCTTAGTGTTACAACGTGCATTTGGTGTTGAGACTGGTATGATGACTACCATACATGCTAGTACAGCGAGTCAGAAAGTGCTTGACGGATTCAGTTCAAAGGACATCCGGCAAGGTAAGAAGTGTTCTTATTTGGCTGCCTCTGTCAATGATAGCTGACATTCGTTGATAGGTCGATCGGCAATGGGAAATATCATTCCTGCTACAACCGGTGCCGCTCAAGCTGTAGTCAAAGTCTTACCAGAATTGGCAGGCAAATTTCACGGTTAGTGCTATCATACACAAAGATTCGTCATTTCCACTAATGACCGAAGCGACCACAGGTATATCCGTTCGAGTGCCAGTCACAAATGTCTCTCTTGTCGATCTTACCGTAACATTATCTACCCCTGTGAAATCGAAAGAAGACCTCATCCGACCTTTCAGGGCAGCAGCTGCCAGACGACCGATTCAGTCATCTACACCTCATCCTGATGGCCCCGCCTTGGCCGGTGTCTTAGCTGTGTCAGACGAAAAGCTAGTATCGTCAGACTACCTCTCATCAACCCAGAGCAGCATTTTAGACGTAGACGCGACCGTTATGCTGAATGAGCGTACGGCAAAGATTGTGGCTTGGTACGACAACGAATGGGGTTTCTCTTCTAGAAGTGAGTTCAATCTTAACTTTTCGCCATTGGGTAGGGGCTGATGAAGAGGGAATCCGGTGCAGTGTGTGATCTTGTAGCTTATATGGCTCGAAGAACTGAAACGGCATGAACGCCCTGAAGGATTTCTTTAACTTTGTGTCGTGCCATCTTGTATTGTTGGATGTATCCATTATTACGCGTACTTCACCTAGAAGCCTGAAAGTGCACAGCAGGAGTCGCGTACTTGATGGTTGCGCAGGAAGTGTACGATGCATGAAATACATACTCTTGTACTTCAAGGTGTCTCATCTACCTCTACGACGTCTTTGTCTGAACCATAGACGAGCTTAAGGTGGCTCAATTCTGCTTTCTTCTCCCCGTAAAGCTCATAGCATGGCATACATCGATCAACAAATAGCCTCACCTCCTCATCAGTCATTCCGCTTCCTCCATTCTCCCTTTTCATATGATGTTCTTGCTGTAATTTCCacttatatatataatctaAATTCAGAGGAGTTATCGAAACGTGACAATCGAAGTACCCATTAATATCTCGGATAAATTGGCTAAGTTGTAGTTTATCTGAAGTACACTTTCCCATGAGTGCTCTTTTGCCGTTCTACCTTGGAACCAGCAATTTCTGAGCTGATCTTCCGGAAGTAATTGAAAGCCTACTGACCAACCTTCTGACAGGAATATATCTAGCTCATCGGAGTGGACAAAGACATTTTTATGAGATCGATCTCCGCGACCATTATGTAGACTCTTGTCGAATATCGGAAGAGATACAGGAGACGGTCCATGGAGCGCGCGATTACGAATTTGTTGTAGTAGTGTTTCGCGGAGGAGAAGCGAATCATGTGTGCCGGGGGGGTCCCCTGCCTTGGAGCATTCTGTTGGCTGGATACGATCGAGCGAGATCGTCTAGTCCTTCGCGATTCAGGTAGAAATCTATGCCAGCGATGAGATGAGCCTCGGTATCATCCTGCATAGGACATGGGAAGCGGAGAGATTACCATCAAGCGATGCTACTGCTATCCTGAGACTGTAGTAATTCGCGAACAGTTTCTCTAACACACTAGCCAGCGTACTTTTGTCTACGTCCTGCATCTATGAGTGAGCGGTCCGACGTCAAGAATAGATGGACGCTCACCAGCACCTTGAGGGCCTTGCAGCGATATAATCAAAGGTTTATTTCCGATCTAGTCTCGCAATCGTCCATGCTGCTTCTTTACAAACAGCTATTAGACGAGCTTTGTACGAAGTCAAAAGCGTGTCCACCTTTGATTCTATTGTCATGGCCTTCCAGCAAGTTCGCTTGTTGAGGTTGGTGACGGTCAAACGAGCGAGGCAGAACATTTATATATTGTTTGGGTATGAATTTATATCTTTACTTATAGGTTATAACAATCGACAGCCTCTTTTCCGAGATATCTTCTGGCCATTTATCGGCAAAAGCGAGCGGAGAAACGTTGTTCCGCACGTTTCCCTTATGTGAATTATGTAATTGCCCGTTTAAAAGTGAACTTACCCCCAGCTTCGGgttttatcaatttcgTCGTCTCGATGCCCAGTTTTCGCACATACAGCAA encodes:
- a CDS encoding glyceraldehyde-3-phosphate dehydrogenase, type I — translated: MLSHKYIDETTTAHILRFNMPIAITDQSTLPRVGINGFGRIGRALFRLMLERDDLLLVAVNHTAHSSEHLMTAIMHDSTHGKFRLGSDLTICPDDHPGLLEPTSNNPKPSGLLFRGRLIHLFSERDATKLDWSSANADFIMESTGKLTTKDKAEVHIKHGKAKKVLISAPSKDTLNCVYGVNHHVYVGDDDVLSNASCTTNCLAPLALVLQRAFGVETGMMTTIHASTASQKVLDGFSSKDIRQGRSAMGNIIPATTGAAQAVVKVLPELAGKFHGISVRVPVTNVSLVDLTVTLSTPVKSKEDLIRPFRAAAARRPIQSSTPHPDGPALAGVLAVSDEKLVSSDYLSSTQSSILDVDATVMLNERTAKIVAWYDNEWGFSSRMCDLVAYMARRTETA